Genomic window (Juglans microcarpa x Juglans regia isolate MS1-56 chromosome 2S, Jm3101_v1.0, whole genome shotgun sequence):
AAGCAAGACTCTTTACTCTGCGGAGGCCGCATAAACCGGACACCGACCATCGGAGATTACTCAAAGAAGCAGAAGAATATGTCGTGGCAAACTTACGTAGATGAGCACCTCATGTGCGAAATCGAAGGCAATCATCTCTCCGCCGCCGCTATCATTGGCCATGACGGTAGCGTTTGGGCCCAGAGTTCCACTTTCCCTCAGGTTCGTTttgcttcttttcttcctttccttaTTCGCTTCCTTCAGTTTGTATATCATCTATTGATGTTTGTAGGAAGTAGAACGACTGCTTAATTTACTTGTGGGGCTTGATGCCTGATATTCGATccgatctttttttttttttttttttcagtgtaATTCGAATCTTTGAACTGatgcaattttgaaaaataaaaagtgagattttttttttgctggttTCCTATCTGATCCGACGGTCTTTGCAATTTGGgttcttttatttattgtgGGTTCGGATCAATCTGCGATTTCACATACGTATATTTGCATGTATGTTTTGTATGCATTTGGTTTTCTGAGCTTGCTGTTCGAACTTCTCAAGGATCAATTAACAGAAAAAAAGCCTTCGCTGTTGTAATAGTCACATTTGTACcatttattatgaattttttactTTGGCTTGATTTTTTGCTTACTATATTTTCccaatcttttttaatatagtgGTTTTGGTAAAACTGAATGAGCTGGAGATTTTTGTGATATGGGTTGAATCTGATAACAAAGTGGAAGGGAATGAAGTTGAATGCTTTAGAAAAGAAGGGCTTTTTCTCtagcattttcttctctttgtccTGGTGCACACTTTTTATTGATTGAAAAAAAGTAATTGCCAAAATTGTTATCTGCGGGTCACAAAAATTATCAGGAGGagcaataatttcatttttcctatttattagATCCTAAAGCATGCAATATTACACtgaatttacttataaaaaaaatgttacacaCGAATGCTCATGCATGCTTGATCATAATGACATCCTTTGAATGCATTACATATATCAGCGCTTCTTTTTTCCTGAATTAACTGCCAGTTCTTTCTATGTTGATGTTGCATTAGTTGAAGCCTGAAGAAATAACTGGCATTATGAATGACTTTGCTGAACCTGGATCACTTGCTCCGACTGGGTTGTACCTTGGTGGCACAAAGTATATGGTGATCCAAGGGGAGGCAGGAGCTGTCATTCGAGGGAAAAAGGTGATGATCTCACATCCGATCTTAATTTGACAATTGTATTGGCACTGCCACATTGTGTCATTTTGAAAGTATGTTTAAGGTACTTATGCTGAGAAAAAAAGGGGGGGAGGGTCGATACGGTTAATATCAAACTCTTTAGCTGCTGCCATTTATTTGTCATAAGATAAAAAGAGTGTCATCCTTTTTACTCGTTTTTTCatcaatatataagaaaataatattgttgtattCTCAGCCTTTCCCATTGCATTTTCAGGGTCCTGGTGGTGTTACCTTGAAGAAGACAAATCAGGCCTTAATAATTGGTATCTATGATGAACCAATGGCTCCTAGCCAATGCAACATGATTACCGAAAGGCTTGGTGATTATCTCATTGATCAGGGTCTCTAATTGCCTTGGTATGCCATGTAATTTGAACAAATCTTCATCGCTTCTATGCAAACAGGGCTGCATTTACTGACTTACTGTTTGAATAACGACTGGTTGCAGTGAAATGATATGTCAAAATATTAAGCGGTATGGGAAGTATGCTTAGAACCAAAGGTTTGATTTATGCTTGGGGAGTGATGACTTTGGTCTTTGTCTTTGTAACTATTTTGATGGAAGTATAATGATGATTATCTTGTGAGACATTTCTCTACATTACTGTGGTATTCCATTTAATGGATATGATATATCGCTTTGGCATAAATCTgatatactatttttattttgaatatctaTCACAGCCCGTGTTTGAATGTCAATGTGGTTTACAGTGGAAGAAAGAGCAGCAAAATTTACAGAAATAAAGATAAACCCTCTTTAACATTATCCGACCGAACAAGTTTAAGAGTTGGGTCGAATATTTATGTTGAAGAGCTGATTCCGTGTGGGATTCTTTGCATAAATGGAGGTTGGACTATTTATTGATACAAACCCGAGTGATTTCTGTCTCAAAATGGCAAAAGCCGTATGTATGAATTGATATCACTGTAAGAATTTCAGACtgtttttgtattatattcaaCCACACTATATACGTTACATACACAGGGTTTATATACAGCATTTCTCCTAACGGTTACAAGGGGTAAAAAAGGAATGCACATCATTTGTGGGATCGTTATCATCAGAGATATCAACAGTGAGCATATCAAGCCAGATATGTAGGCTATCCTGTCATGCACGATCTTTGTTGACTTGCCTTTGATGAAGCTTGATTTGTGGAATGTGATTGAGGATAACACAGCTGGTTAACACCCCCCTTCAAGCTCATGGGAGGAGGCTGAACCATGAGCTTGCTGCGTAGAAGAGAGAAACGTGCATAAGTAAGTCCCTTAGTGAATATGTCGGCAATCTGATTTGCAGTAGCAATGTATTTTGTGGAGATTTCTTTGTTAAAAACTTTTTCACGTATAAAGTGATAATCGACTTCAATGTGCTTGGTTCAAGCGTAAAATATGGGATTGGAAGCAAGAGCAAGCATGCCAATGTTATCGCACCAGAGAACAGGGGCATAGGGGAGTGGTGGATTGGGTAATACAGGTAGTGGGGAAGGAGTGGGGAAAGGGGGTTCAGAAATTGGCACAGAAACAGGGGAAATAGAACTCgagagtggaggagaggaagGTGTCACAGTTGGAGAAGTAAAGAGGGGGGACAGTGAGAAATGTACCTCTGGTAGGAGCAGTACTACTAGAAGCAACCATGGAAGTAGTAGAGGCAGCTGGAAACAAGCTTTTA
Coding sequences:
- the LOC121251649 gene encoding profilin-1-like, with protein sequence MSWQTYVDEHLMCEIEGNHLSAAAIIGHDGSVWAQSSTFPQLKPEEITGIMNDFAEPGSLAPTGLYLGGTKYMVIQGEAGAVIRGKKGPGGVTLKKTNQALIIGIYDEPMAPSQCNMITERLGDYLIDQGL